In one window of Ovis aries strain OAR_USU_Benz2616 breed Rambouillet chromosome 3, ARS-UI_Ramb_v3.0, whole genome shotgun sequence DNA:
- the LOC132659528 gene encoding putative speedy protein-like protein 3, which translates to MVVEYFGRVGLPGHLYNRIHFFLALYIASDMEEDNPTSKRSIFQFLLGREHWPDLYKEFLKLKVEFFHAMGHRAWVTPELCEEVCRG; encoded by the exons ATGGTGGTGGAGTACTTCGGCCGTGTGGGGCTGCCTGGTCACCTCTACAACAGGATCCACTTCTTCCTGGCCCT CTACATCGCCTCCGACATGGAAGAAGACAACCCCACGTCCAAGCGGAGCATCTTCCAGTTCCTGCTGGGCAGGGAGCACTGGCCAGACCTCTATAAGGAGTTCCTCAAGCTGAAGGTGGAATTCTTCCACGCGATGGGGCACCGAGCCTGGGTCACCCCCGAGTTGTGCGAGGAGGTCTGTCGGGGATGA